A region of Malaclemys terrapin pileata isolate rMalTer1 chromosome 5, rMalTer1.hap1, whole genome shotgun sequence DNA encodes the following proteins:
- the DDIT4L gene encoding DNA damage-inducible transcript 4-like protein isoform X2, with protein sequence MRGERSGRVERCLGNVNGVGRRRSTDSKPEGRKDLLEVRVYFKMVATSNLSSKSTACISELLYQGFHHANISDFDYWDYVVPEPNLTEVVFEERTCQSLVKMLENCLSKSKQTKLHCSKVLIPEKLTKKIAQDVLRLSSTEPCGLRGCIIHVNLEIGNVCKKLDKIIYDPSVVPTFELTLVFKQDCCSWPSFRDFFFTRACFTSGSKRTLILSPGFRLIKKKLYSLIGTVIEEC encoded by the exons ATGAGAGGGGAAAGATCTGGCAGAGTAGAACGCTGCCTTGGGAATGtgaatggggtggggagaaggaggagcacGGACAG TAAACCAGAAGGTCGTAAAGATCTGTTGGAGGTTAGAGTGTACTTTAAAATGGTTGCAACTAGCAATTTAAGCAGTAAAAGCACTGCATGCATTTCAGAATTGTTATACCAAGGCTTTCACCACGCAAATATAAGCG ACTTTGACTACTGGGATTACGTTGTGCCTGAACCCAACCTTACTGAGGTGGTGTTTGAGGAGAGAACCTGTCAGAGTTTAGTTAAAATGTTGGAGAACTGCCTATCCAAATCAAAGCAGACCAAACTTCACTGCTCAAAGGTTCTGATACCAGAAAAACTAACCAAGAAAATAGCTCAAGATGTATTGCGGCTTTCTTCAACTGAGCCCTGTGGTTTGAGAGGCTGCATTATCCATGTCAATTTAGAAATTGGAAATGTATGTAAAAAGCTGGATAAGATTATCTATGACCCCAGTGTTGTTCCTACTTTTGAACTGACACTTGTGTTCAAGCAGGACTGTTGCTCATGGCCCAGTTTCAGGGACTTTTTCTTTACCCGAGCTTGTTTCACATCTGGCAGCAAACGTACTCTGATTCTGAGTCCTGGGTTTcggcttattaaaaaaaaactttactccTTGATTGGGACAGTCATTGAAGAATGCTAG
- the DDIT4L gene encoding DNA damage-inducible transcript 4-like protein isoform X1, with protein sequence MRGERSGRVERCLGNVNGVGRRRSTDSRKREGFHLTQEKNIPGDELETAWQCVLDCVTKLQDSFFHFLTGNKPEGRKDLLEVRVYFKMVATSNLSSKSTACISELLYQGFHHANISDFDYWDYVVPEPNLTEVVFEERTCQSLVKMLENCLSKSKQTKLHCSKVLIPEKLTKKIAQDVLRLSSTEPCGLRGCIIHVNLEIGNVCKKLDKIIYDPSVVPTFELTLVFKQDCCSWPSFRDFFFTRACFTSGSKRTLILSPGFRLIKKKLYSLIGTVIEEC encoded by the exons ATGAGAGGGGAAAGATCTGGCAGAGTAGAACGCTGCCTTGGGAATGtgaatggggtggggagaaggaggagcacGGACAG TAGGAAGAGGGAAGGCTTTCATTTgacacaagaaaaaaatattccaggGGATGAGTTAGAAACGGCATGGCAGTGCGTCTTGGATTGTGTAACTAAACTCCAAGACTCCTTTTTTCATTTCTTAACAGGCAA TAAACCAGAAGGTCGTAAAGATCTGTTGGAGGTTAGAGTGTACTTTAAAATGGTTGCAACTAGCAATTTAAGCAGTAAAAGCACTGCATGCATTTCAGAATTGTTATACCAAGGCTTTCACCACGCAAATATAAGCG ACTTTGACTACTGGGATTACGTTGTGCCTGAACCCAACCTTACTGAGGTGGTGTTTGAGGAGAGAACCTGTCAGAGTTTAGTTAAAATGTTGGAGAACTGCCTATCCAAATCAAAGCAGACCAAACTTCACTGCTCAAAGGTTCTGATACCAGAAAAACTAACCAAGAAAATAGCTCAAGATGTATTGCGGCTTTCTTCAACTGAGCCCTGTGGTTTGAGAGGCTGCATTATCCATGTCAATTTAGAAATTGGAAATGTATGTAAAAAGCTGGATAAGATTATCTATGACCCCAGTGTTGTTCCTACTTTTGAACTGACACTTGTGTTCAAGCAGGACTGTTGCTCATGGCCCAGTTTCAGGGACTTTTTCTTTACCCGAGCTTGTTTCACATCTGGCAGCAAACGTACTCTGATTCTGAGTCCTGGGTTTcggcttattaaaaaaaaactttactccTTGATTGGGACAGTCATTGAAGAATGCTAG
- the DDIT4L gene encoding DNA damage-inducible transcript 4-like protein isoform X3 → MVATSNLSSKSTACISELLYQGFHHANISDFDYWDYVVPEPNLTEVVFEERTCQSLVKMLENCLSKSKQTKLHCSKVLIPEKLTKKIAQDVLRLSSTEPCGLRGCIIHVNLEIGNVCKKLDKIIYDPSVVPTFELTLVFKQDCCSWPSFRDFFFTRACFTSGSKRTLILSPGFRLIKKKLYSLIGTVIEEC, encoded by the exons ATGGTTGCAACTAGCAATTTAAGCAGTAAAAGCACTGCATGCATTTCAGAATTGTTATACCAAGGCTTTCACCACGCAAATATAAGCG ACTTTGACTACTGGGATTACGTTGTGCCTGAACCCAACCTTACTGAGGTGGTGTTTGAGGAGAGAACCTGTCAGAGTTTAGTTAAAATGTTGGAGAACTGCCTATCCAAATCAAAGCAGACCAAACTTCACTGCTCAAAGGTTCTGATACCAGAAAAACTAACCAAGAAAATAGCTCAAGATGTATTGCGGCTTTCTTCAACTGAGCCCTGTGGTTTGAGAGGCTGCATTATCCATGTCAATTTAGAAATTGGAAATGTATGTAAAAAGCTGGATAAGATTATCTATGACCCCAGTGTTGTTCCTACTTTTGAACTGACACTTGTGTTCAAGCAGGACTGTTGCTCATGGCCCAGTTTCAGGGACTTTTTCTTTACCCGAGCTTGTTTCACATCTGGCAGCAAACGTACTCTGATTCTGAGTCCTGGGTTTcggcttattaaaaaaaaactttactccTTGATTGGGACAGTCATTGAAGAATGCTAG